A window from Rhinolophus sinicus isolate RSC01 linkage group LG01, ASM3656204v1, whole genome shotgun sequence encodes these proteins:
- the PSMD2 gene encoding 26S proteasome non-ATPase regulatory subunit 2: MEEGGRDKAPLQPQQPPVTAPGGADEKPGGKDRRDAGDKDKEQELSEEDKQLQDELEMLVERLGEKDTSLYRPALEELRRQIRSSTTSMTSVPKPLKFLRPHYGKLKEIYENMAPGENKRFAADIISVLAMTMSGERECLKYRLVGSQEELASWGHEYVRHLAGEVAKEWQELDDAEKTQREPLLTLVKEIVPYNMAHNAEHEACDLLMEIEQVDMLEKDIDENAYAKVCLYLTSCVNYVPEPENSALLRCALGVFRKFSRFPEALRLALMLNDMELVEDIFTSCKDVVVQKQMAFMLGRHGVFLELSEDVEEYEDLTEIMSNVQLNSNFLALARELDIMEPKVPDDIYKTHLENNRFGGSGSQVDSARMNLASSFVNGFVNAAFGQDKLLTDDGNKWLYKNKDHGMLSAAASLGMILLWDVDGGLTQIDKYLYSSEDYIKSGALLACGIVNSGVRNECDPALALLSDYVLHNSNTMRLGSIFGLGLAYAGSNREDVLTLLLPVMGDSKSSMEVAGVTALACGMIAVGSCNGDVTSTILQTIMEKSETELKDTYARWLPLGLGLNHLGKGEAIEAILAALEVVSEPFRSFANTLVDVCAYAGSGNVLKVQQLLHICSEHFDSKEKEEDKDKKEKKEKDKKEAPADMGAHQGVAVLGIALIAMGEEIGAEMALRTFGHLLRYGEPTLRRAVPLALALISVSNPRLNILDTLSKFSHDADPEVSYNSIFAMGMVGSGTNNARLAAMLRQLAQYHAKDPNNLFMVRLAQGLTHLGKGTLTLCPYHSDRQLMSQVAVAGLLTVLVSFLDVRNIILGKSHYVLYGLVAAMQPRMLVTFDEELQPLQVSVRVGQAVDVVGQAGKPKTITGFQTHTTPVLLAHGERAELATEEYLPVTPILEGFVILRKNPNYDL, translated from the exons ATGGAAGAGGGTGGCAGAGACAAGGCACCGCTGcagccccagcagcccccagTGACGGCCCCAGGCGGCGCAGACGAGAAGCCGGGCGGCAAGGACCGGCGGGATGCTGGGGACAAAGACAAAGAGCAGGAGCTG TCTGAGGAGGACAAACAACTTCAGGATGAACTGGAGATGCTCGTGGAACGACTGGGG GAGAAGGACACATCCCTGTACCGACCAGCCCTGGAGGAACTGCGAAGGCAGATTCGTTCTTCTACAACGTCCATGACGTCAGTGCCCAAGCCTCTCAAATTTCTGCGTCCACACTATGGCAAGCTGAAGGAAATCTATGAGAACATGGCTCCTGGAGAGAATAAG CGTTTTGCTGCTGATATCATCTCTGTTTTGGCCATGACCATGAGTGGGGAGCGTGAATGCCTCAAGTATCGGCTAGTGGGCTCCCAAGAGGAATTGGCATCATGGGGTCATGAGTATGTCAG GCATCTAGCAGGAGAAGTGGCTAAGGAGTGGCAGGAGCTGGATGATGCAGAGAAGACACAGCGGGAGCCACTGCTGACCCTTGTGAAGGAGATTGTCCCCTACAACATGGCCCACAATGCGGAGCATGAGGCCTGCGACCTGCTCATGGAAATTGAGCAGGTGGATATGCTGGAGAAGGACATTGACGAGAATGCATATGCAAAGGTCTGCCTCTATCTCACCAG TTGTGTGAATTACGTGCCCGAGCCTGAGAACTCTGCCCTACTACGTTGTGCCTTGGGTGTGTTCCGAAAGTTCAGTCGCTTCCCTGAAGCTCTGAGGTTGGCATTGATGCTCAATGACATGGAGCTGGTAGAAGACATCTTCACCTCCTGCAAGGATGT GGTAGTGCAGAAGCAGATGGCTTTCATGCTAGGCCGGCATGGGGTGTTTCTGGAGCTGAGTGAAGATGTGGAGGAATATGAGGACCTGACAGAGATCATGTCCAATGTGCAGCTCAACAGCAACTTCTTGGCGTTAGCTCGGGAG CTGGATATCATGGAGCCCAAGGTGCCTGACGACATCTATAAAACCCACCTAGAGAACAACA GGTTTGGGGGCAGTGGCTCTCAAGTGGACTCTGCCCGCATGAACCTGGCCTCTTCTTTCGTGAATGGCTTTGTGAATGCAGCCTTTGGCCAGGACAAGCTGCTGACTGATGATGGCAACAAATGGCTTTACAAGAACAAGGATCATG GAATGTTGAGTGCAGCTGCATCCCTTGGCATGATTCTACTGTGGGACGTGGATGGTGGCCTCACACAGATTGACAAGTACCTGTACTCCTCTGAGGATTACATCAAG TCAGGAGCCCTCCTGGCCTGTGGCATCGTGAACTCGGGGGTCCGGAATGAGTGTGACCCGGCTCTGGCTCTGCTCTCAGACTATGTTCTCCACAACAGCAACACTATGAGACTTGGTTCCATCTTTGG GCTAGGCTTGGCCTATGCTGGCTCCAATCGCGAAGATGTCCTAACGCTGTTGCTGCCTGTGATGGGAGATTCCAAGTCCAGTATGGAG GTGGCAGGTGTGACAGCTCTAGCCTGTGGAATGATAGCAGTGGGATCCTGCAATGGAGATGTCACTTCCACTATCCTTCAGACCATCATGGAGAAGTCAGAGACTGAGCTCAAGGACACTTACGCCCGTTGGCTTCCTCTTGGCCTGGGCCTCAATCACCTGG GGAAGGGAGAGGCCATTGAGGCAATCCTGGCTGCGCTGGAGGTTGTGTCAGAGCCGTTCCGCAGTTTTGCCAACACATTGGTGGATGTGTGTGCTTATGCAG GCTCTGGGAATGTACTGAAGGTGCAGCAGCTGCTCCACATTTGTAGCGAACACTTTGACTccaaggaaaaggaggaagacaaagacaagaaggaaaagaaagagaaggataaGAAGGAAGCCCCCGCCGACATGGGAGCACATCAG GGAGTGGCTGTGCTCGGGATTGCCCTCATTGCTATGGGAGAGGAGATTGGTGCAGAGATGGCACTACGAACCTTTGGCCACCTG CTGAGATATGGGGAGCCCACACTCCGACGGGCTGTGCCGTTAGCTTTGGCCTTAATCTCTGTTTCAAATCCACGACTCAACATCCTGGATACCCTAAGCAAATTCTCTCATGATGCTGACCCAGAAGTTTCCTATAACTCCATCTTTGCCATGGGCATGGTAGGCAGTG GTACCAATAATGCCCGTCTGGCTGCAATGCTGCGCCAGTTAGCCCAGTATCACGCCAAGGATCCCAACAACCTCTTCATGGTGCGCTTGGCACAG GGCCTGACACATTTAGGGAAGGGTACACTCACCCTCTGCCCCTACCACAGTGACCGGCAGCTTATGAGTCAAGTGGCCGTGGCTGGGCTGCTCACTGTGCTTGTCTCTTTCCTGGATGTCCGCAACA TCATCCTAGGCAAATCACACTATGTATTATATGGGCTGGTGGCTGCCATGCAGCCCCGAATGCTGGTTACATTTGACGAGGAGCTGCAGCCATTGCAAGTGTCTGTCCGAGTGGGCCAG GCAGTGGATGTGGTGGGCCAGGCTGGCAAGCCTAAGACCATTACAGGATTCCAGACACACACAACTCCAGTGTTGCTGGCCCATGGAGAGCGGGCAGAATTGGCCACGGAGGAGTATCTTCCCGTCACCCCCATTCTGGAAGGTTTTGTTATCCTTCGGAAGAACCCCAACTATGACCTCTAA